The genomic DNA CTTGATTTCTGGGCGGTCTGGTGTGCTCCTTGCATTGCCGCATTTCCAACTTTGAAGAAACTAAATCAAGATTTGAAGAAAGATAATTTTGAAGTTGTAGGGGTCGCGGTCTATTCCGGCACCTATAAGGATGTGCGACAATTTGTAGCAAAACATAACCTGGATTATAAAATCGTAGTCGGCGATGACGACCTTGTTGAAAAATTTGGCGTAATCGGTTATCCGACTTACTTTCTTATCGGTCCGGACGGTAAAATTCACAAAAAGTATGTGGGTGAAGCTAAGAATCTCTACTCAGAAGTAAAGAAAGATGTTTTGGGATTACAACAGAATCGGAGGAGCAAATGAAACTAAAACTTACTACCGTGACCTTGGGTGTGATTGCTTTTGCAGCATTGGCCGGGGCGGCTCTAGACGTTGTAAGGCTTGCCTGGAAACCTAAGAAGGGCACCTCTGCCAAATACGCAGTTCGAAAAACTTACGAAACAGAGTTTTCAGAAATAACCTATGAATTTAACTCTGTGGTTCGTGTGGAGACCATAGAAGATGGGAAGGTCGTTCTAGCAATAGAGAATTCAAGTCCGACTGTCACTTCTGATGGACCCACGGGCTGCGGAATTCAAGTCTACATCCCGACTATCAGAGCGACCTATTCCCGCCAAGGCGAATACTTATCCACTGAAAAATTGAACTCCACTTGGGCTGGACCTGGTCAAATGACAGCGAGCCAGGTCGTGAGGTTTGGCCATATGAATGCACTGGTTTTGCCTGACAAGCCCATCAAAAAAGGCGATTCGTGGGTGCACGCCGTGAATTCCAACTCTAACACTGGCGCCCTGGCAGCCAAAGGCACTTACAAATATCTAGGTACTGAAAGAATCGATAAATGGAGTACGTATAAAATCTCATTTCAGTACGAAGAGACCAGCGGCGAGGAATGGCAGCGCATGTCAGCGACGGGCACAAAATGGATTTCCACAGAAGATGGAAGCGTTGTTCAGGAAAAAGTCATCATTATCAACGCTC from candidate division KSB1 bacterium includes the following:
- a CDS encoding TlpA family protein disulfide reductase, with protein sequence MSFCKYIRLLQNPNKTKAKASTPGPGIRLGDYCQNKQNIIYQNHMKKLTFSLISIALLASTFFVNDCAAQSKETAPKQIANSDTSKLAIDFQAINLKGQPFHANSLKGKTVLLDFWAVWCAPCIAAFPTLKKLNQDLKKDNFEVVGVAVYSGTYKDVRQFVAKHNLDYKIVVGDDDLVEKFGVIGYPTYFLIGPDGKIHKKYVGEAKNLYSEVKKDVLGLQQNRRSK